A single genomic interval of Argopecten irradians isolate NY chromosome 8, Ai_NY, whole genome shotgun sequence harbors:
- the LOC138329929 gene encoding uncharacterized protein, which yields MTLRNRQHLRKFTPFNTTSPYAAVSPPISDVRPSKVMLPSDEIPSAAAAPRRQGDQSPPPRTTQATAPVSPPAPLPQLSPHVRGTPAPMSSMTTLSQGATLPPTPRRLNFNTTGDHDNIPQQIEPVVTRVPRALSRLQPHNKPGIKELEPHGPRHSAGVVPNDSSP from the coding sequence ATGACATTACGAAATCGTCAGCATCTCCGCAAGTTCACTCCCTTCAACACCACCTCGCCTTATGCCGCAGTTTCGCCACCCATATCAGACGTACGGCCATCTAAGGTGATGTTGCCTTCCGATGAAATTCCGTCTGCAGCTGCAGCCCCACGACGACAAGGTGACCAATCGCCGCCTCCACGGACGACACAGGCCACGGCTCCTGTATCACCACCGGCCCCACTCCCCCAACTGTCACCACATGTGCGCGGGACACCGGCTCCTATGAGTAGCATGACAACACTGTCACAGGGGGCCACTCTCCCACCAACACCACGTCGGTTAAACTTTAATACAACAGGTGACCATGACAACATCCCTCAGCAAATTGAGCCAGTTGTAACGCGAGTACCACGAGCTCTCTCTCGACTTCAGCCACACAACAAGCCAGGTATAAAGGAACTGGAACCACACGGACCTCGTCATAGTGCAGGAGTTGTACCAAATGATTCATCGCCGTGA